The nucleotide sequence GTTACTTCCACGGCGGCATTCCCGCGGTGACGGGACGTCCCACGCTGGGAAGCTGGATCGCATACGGTCTGGGCAGTGAGAACCAGAACCTGCCCGCTTACCTGGTTCTGGCTGATCCGGGTGGTCACCCCGTCGACGGAACATTGAACTGGTCGAGCGGATTCATGCCTCCACTGTTCCAAGGTACCGTACTACGGGCCGAGGAGCCACGAATCTTTAACCTCGACCCGCCACCCCGACTTCGCGGGCCACTGCAGCGTCAGAATCTGGACTTCCTGGCTCGTCTCAATCAGCGACATCTGGAACAGCATCCGGGGGAATCGGATCTGGAAGCGCGTATTGCCAGCTATGAACTGGCCGCCGCCATGCAGACCGAAGCCAAGGAAGCACTGGATATTTCTCAGGAACCAGAACACATCCACAAGCTGTACGGCCTGGATCAACCGCATTCCCGTGAATACGGGACTCGATGTCTTATCGCTCGACGACTGGTAGAGCGCGGCGTGCGTTTCGTACAACTCTTCCTCGACGGACAGCCATGGGACAATCACACCGATATCCGCAAGGGCCTGCCGGCTGTCTGTAAGCGAACGGACCAGCCTGCTGCGGCGCTCGTCAAGGATCTCAAACAACGAGGGATGCTCGATTCCACGATCGTGCATTGGGGTGGAGAAATCGGCCGGCTGCCCGTGAGCGAAGGAGAATTGAGCGAAGGGAATGGTCGAGACCACAACGGACAGGGATTCTCGATCTGGCTCGCCGGTGGCGGCTTCAAGCCGGGGATGGCCTACGGAGAGACCGACGAGGTCGGGCACCGCGCTTCGGTCAATGTGGTGACGCCTAACGATTTTCAAGCGACAATCCTTCGTCAATTGGGGATCGATCATTCGAAATTGCTCTACCAGTTCAATGGCCGTGAGCAGCAGATCACCGATGGTCGATCGGCGCGAGTCGTCTCTGACATCCTCACGAGTTGATGACGCGGTCTGGCCCCCGAACCGGGAACAGCTCGACAGTGGAAGCAGTTCTCCTCGCCGGGACGAGGGGAGCTGTCCGAAGATTGCGCGGCGGCTGATTGTCCTGTTCACAAAGTGTCCGTTGTCTCTTCCAAACTTTTACGGCGATCGGCATTCCTCGTTGCGACGGTCAGCCGCAATTATTTACGGCGGTTTTTTGCGGGACCAGCAGCTCAAAATTCTCTGAACTTGCGATACTTGGTCCCTTTTCTGATACCATTCCCTGAATGGTTGAGTTGTCATTCCCTTTGCGACTTCTCCCTGGAGGAGATCTGATAATGAGTCGATTTCGGTTATTGAAGTGTTCCACGGTACTGGCACTGGCGGCAGCGATTTTCATGCTGTCCGATTTGGCGATGTCCTGTCCGTTTTGCGCGGCGCCCTCTCTGACCTTGTCTGAGCAAGTTGCTCAGGCCGATGCTGTGGTGCTGGCCAAATGGACCGGCGGCCGACCTGCCAATCTTTCCGACGCGGGAACCACGGAACTTGAGGTCATCGAAGTCGTCCACCAGGCTGAAGGGGGGAAACTGGCTCCAGGTTCGCCCATCTCTCTGATTCGTTACCGAACGGCGAAGCCCGGTGATCAGTTCATGCTGTTCGGCACAAAAGTCGACTCGGCCATCGAGTGGGGCAGCCCGCTCGAGGTCTCCAAGGTCGCCTACGAGTACATGCGGAATTCTCCCAAGCCGACAGTGGCTGCTGGCGAGCGATTGAAGTATTTCCTCAAGTACCTCGAGTCCGAAGACAAGATGATTGGTGATGATGCGTTCGGCGAATTTGCGAATGCCGCCTATGCTGACGTTGCCAAACTTTCGGATGAATTCCCCCGCGAAAAGCTGCGAAAATGGCTGACCTCGAAAGATGTTTCGCCAGGTCGATTAGGGCTGTATGGCATGATGCT is from Schlesneria sp. DSM 10557 and encodes:
- a CDS encoding DUF1501 domain-containing protein, which codes for MTMNFPTNGLNGTRRQFLATNAFGIGSFALASLLRDQGLLAAPPGKPAEHQINDLKRRAPQAAPRATAMISMFMHGGPAHMDLLDPKPELSKHHGQDYNGEVVFSFVNRASKKLFGSPWKFSAHGQCGTEVSELLPHTADIVDDICVVRSMHTGHNGHEVSIRYFHGGIPAVTGRPTLGSWIAYGLGSENQNLPAYLVLADPGGHPVDGTLNWSSGFMPPLFQGTVLRAEEPRIFNLDPPPRLRGPLQRQNLDFLARLNQRHLEQHPGESDLEARIASYELAAAMQTEAKEALDISQEPEHIHKLYGLDQPHSREYGTRCLIARRLVERGVRFVQLFLDGQPWDNHTDIRKGLPAVCKRTDQPAAALVKDLKQRGMLDSTIVHWGGEIGRLPVSEGELSEGNGRDHNGQGFSIWLAGGGFKPGMAYGETDEVGHRASVNVVTPNDFQATILRQLGIDHSKLLYQFNGREQQITDGRSARVVSDILTS